A part of Falco cherrug isolate bFalChe1 chromosome 16, bFalChe1.pri, whole genome shotgun sequence genomic DNA contains:
- the CTTNBP2NL gene encoding CTTNBP2 N-terminal-like protein, with translation MNLEKLSKPELLTLFSILEGELEARDLVIEALKAQHRDTFLEERYGKYNISDPLMALQRDFETLKEGNRGEKQPVCSNPLSILKVVMKHCKNMQERMLSQLAAAESRHRKVILDLEEERQRHAQDTAEGDDVTYMLEKERERLTQQLEFEKSQVKKFEKEQKKLSSQLEEERARHKQLSSMLVVECKKATAKAAEEGQKTAELSLKLEKEKSKVSKLEEELASKRKRGLQMEAQVEKQLSEFDIEREQLKAKLNREENRTKALKEEVECLKKALKELEVSCQEHSPTEPLQPSPSVTSRGVATDGPTVKSVSCQTECLQADGANPASTSKAVHAVFPSPTTPTHSYAKSNGHCDTDVQTGSELLQTHAAESQVQKEKSAGAASENAVENGSSPVRTESPVHLMSQLPSGGVSLSPSSTAASSLTPSPCSSPVLTKRLVGASASSPGYQSSYQVGINQRFHAARHKFQSQAEQDHQSSGLQSPPSRDLSPTLADNSAAKQLARNTVTQVLSRFTSQQGPIKPVSPNSSPFGTDYRNLANAVSPKTESGHSSSPGKVSSPLSPLSPGIKSPTIPRAERGNPPPIPPKKPGLAQSPAVPTPLTKTSSQGSSLGAPMDVASSCSNNAVVSNGKDIEILLPTSS, from the exons GCCCAGCATAGAGACACGTTCCTTGAAGAACGCTATGGGAAGTACAACATCAGTGATCCATTAATGGCTCTGCAGAGAGATTTTGAGACCCTGAAAGAGGGAAATCGTGGTGAAAAGCAACCAGTATGCTCCAATCCATTATCTATTTTGAAAGTGGTGATGAAACATTGCAAGAATATGCAGGAAAGAATGTTATCCCAACTAGCCGCTGCAGAAAGCAGGCACAGAAAG GTGATACTGGACCTGGAGGAGGAGAGACAGCGGCACGCCCAGGACACAGCGGAGGGGGATGATGTCACCTACATGCTGGAGAAGGAGCGGGAGCGGCTCACCCAGCAG ttggaGTTTGAAAAATCCCAAGtgaaaaagtttgaaaaagaacagaagaagcTGTCAAGCCAGttggaggaggaaagggcacGTCACAAGCAACTGTCTTCCATGCTTGTAGTGGAGTGCAAGAAAGCCACtgccaaagcagctgaagagggACAGAAGACAGCAGAACTGAGTTTGAAattggaaaaagagaagagtAAGGTGAGTAAACTGGAAGAGGAGCTGGCATCCAAGAGGAAGCGGGGTTTACAGATGGAAGCACAAGTAGAAAAGCAGCTCTCGGAGTTTGACATTGAAAGGGAACAACTGAAAGCCAAGttgaacagagaagaaaaccgTACAAAAGCACTTAAAGAAGAGGTGGAATGTCTGAAGAAAGCTCTGAAAGAGCTGGAGGTTTCTTGCCAGGAGCACAGTCCTACCGAGCCTTTGCAGCCAAGCCCCTCGGTGACATCCAGAGGTGTTGCAACTGATGGTCCCACAGTGAAGTCTGTGTCTTGCCAGACTGAGTGTCTGCAGGCAGACGGAGCAAatcctgccagcaccagcaaaGCTGTACACGCTGTGTTTCCCAGCCCTACTACACCTACTCATTCCTATGCAAAATCCAATGGTCATTGTGATACAGATGTGCAGACAGGTAGTGAGCTACTACAGACACATGCAGCAGAGAGCCAAGTTCAAAAGGAGAAATCTGCTGGTGCAGCCTCAGAAAACGCAGTTGAGAATGGAAGCTCTCCTGTCAGAACAGAGTCACCAGTGCATCTGATGTCCCAGCTCCCTTCTGGTGGGGTCTCCCTgtctcccagcagcacagctgcctcctctttaaccccttctccctgctcctcaccagTTCTGACTAAACGCTTAGTGGGAGCTTCAGCAAGCAGCCCTGGTTACCAGTCATCCTACCAGGTGGGGATCAATCAGCGTTTCCATGCAGCTCGGCACAAGTTTCAGTCTCAAGCTGAACAGGACCATCAGTCAAGTGGTCTGCAGAGCCCACCGTCACGGGATTTGTCTCCTACTCTAGCAGATAACTCTGCCGCCAAGCAGTTGGCCCGCAATACAGTCACTCAGGTCCTTTCCAGATTTACCAGCCAGCAGGGACCTATCAAGCCTGTCTCCCCTAACAGCTCACCTTTTGGCACGGACTATCGAAATCTGGCAAATGCTGTGAGCCCCAAAACCGAATCTGGTCACTCCTCAAGCCCTGGTAAGGTTTCCAGTCCACTGAGCCCATTGTCTCCTGGAATCAAGTCACCAACCATTCCTAGAGCAGAAAGAGGGAACCCTCCACCCATTCCTCCAAAGAAGCCCGGCCTCGCTCAGTCACCTGCTGTTCCTACTCCACTAACCAAAACCTCTTCCCAGGGATCCTCTCTGGGTGCCCCCATGGACGTGGCAAGTAGCTGCTCTAACAATGCTGTAGTGTCAAATGGCAAAGACATTGAGATACTCCTGCCAACCAGCAGCTAG